From Paludisphaera rhizosphaerae, one genomic window encodes:
- a CDS encoding REP-associated tyrosine transposase, which translates to MGRSLRLVEDGLVYHAINRGNNRDVVFLDDDDHAAFLDALGRTQAKYPFRLFGYCLMSNHFHLLLRPEEGVSISRVLQSLTVTHTWRYHRRRRTSGHVWQGRFKSPVVQDEGHLLTVLRYIEANPLRAGMVEDPTTYRWSSAPAHATGLANPLLAPFPEWDALGRDERSRQSAWRRKLRGSQPEAEILAIRTSLRTGLPFGEPEWADSLAAALGRTPPRPRGRPRKAEE; encoded by the coding sequence ATGGGACGATCGCTCCGACTGGTGGAGGACGGCCTGGTCTATCACGCGATCAATCGCGGCAACAACCGCGACGTCGTCTTCCTGGACGACGACGATCATGCGGCGTTCCTCGACGCCCTGGGGCGGACGCAGGCGAAGTATCCGTTTCGGTTGTTCGGCTACTGCCTGATGTCGAACCACTTTCACCTCCTCCTGAGGCCGGAGGAGGGCGTCTCGATCAGTCGAGTGCTCCAGTCGCTGACCGTGACGCATACCTGGCGATATCACCGACGACGGCGGACGTCAGGGCATGTCTGGCAAGGTCGATTCAAGAGCCCCGTCGTGCAGGACGAGGGCCATCTACTGACCGTCCTCCGCTACATCGAGGCTAATCCGCTGCGTGCCGGGATGGTTGAGGATCCAACGACCTACCGCTGGTCGAGCGCCCCGGCCCACGCGACGGGCCTCGCCAACCCGCTGCTCGCGCCGTTCCCCGAGTGGGACGCCCTCGGACGCGACGAACGCTCGCGACAATCGGCCTGGCGTCGCAAGCTGCGCGGATCTCAGCCCGAGGCCGAGATCCTGGCGATCCGCACCTCGCTCCGTACCGGCCTCCCCTTCGGCGAACCGGAATGGGCCGACAGCCTCGCCGCCGCTCTCGGCCGAACGCCTCCCCGCCCTCGGGGTCGGCCGAGGAAGGCGGAGGAATGA
- the glmM gene encoding phosphoglucosamine mutase produces the protein MKGTRIASVSGIRGWVGDGLDPASALEFAAAYAACCGPGPIILSHDGRISAPVFESAVASGLAGSGREVLKVGPTATPTVGFLVRELGAAGGVQISASHNPPEYNGLKFFQPAGMVLGPAEGRAMLDRWTRKDFAWAPFDGLGRIRSLDDPDESHLQKVLQIVDVEAIRARGFTVALDACHGAGGRMGRELLRRLGCRAIVLGGEPDGRYDHTPEPTEKNLSEFARVVPAIGAVVGFAQDPDADRLALIDEKGRYIGEELTLALAALRRLEQQPGPVVLNLSTSMTTEALARDRGCPVHRTPVGEIHVVGGMLEHGAVLGGEGNGGVIDPRVGLVRDSFVGMAVTLDLLASGPASKPLSDWVDELPRFAMVKDQYPLPSGMGPADVAGLWDQIAAQHSTAQADRRDGLRLSWGDRWVHVRASNTEPIVRVIAEAPQAPDAHAMAEGVGRQVSGEGRS, from the coding sequence GTGAAGGGAACGCGGATCGCGAGCGTCTCCGGGATCCGGGGATGGGTGGGAGACGGGCTCGACCCGGCCTCGGCGTTGGAGTTCGCGGCGGCCTACGCCGCCTGCTGCGGCCCCGGTCCAATCATCCTCAGCCACGACGGCCGCATCAGCGCGCCGGTCTTCGAGTCGGCCGTCGCTTCCGGGTTGGCCGGCTCCGGGCGTGAAGTCCTGAAGGTCGGGCCGACCGCCACGCCGACCGTGGGCTTCCTCGTCCGCGAACTTGGCGCGGCCGGGGGCGTGCAGATCTCGGCCTCGCACAACCCGCCCGAGTACAACGGCCTGAAATTCTTCCAGCCCGCCGGCATGGTCCTTGGCCCCGCCGAAGGCCGCGCCATGCTCGACCGCTGGACCCGCAAGGACTTCGCCTGGGCCCCGTTCGACGGCCTGGGACGCATTCGTTCCCTCGACGACCCCGACGAATCGCACCTGCAAAAGGTGCTGCAAATCGTCGACGTCGAGGCCATCCGCGCCCGAGGATTCACCGTGGCCCTCGACGCCTGCCATGGCGCGGGGGGGCGGATGGGTCGCGAACTTCTCCGCCGCCTGGGCTGCCGCGCGATCGTCCTGGGAGGCGAGCCCGACGGCCGCTACGACCACACGCCCGAGCCGACCGAGAAGAACCTGTCGGAGTTCGCCCGCGTCGTGCCGGCGATCGGCGCAGTCGTCGGCTTCGCTCAGGATCCCGACGCCGACCGTCTCGCCCTGATCGACGAGAAGGGGCGTTACATCGGCGAGGAGTTGACTCTGGCCCTGGCGGCGCTCCGGCGGCTGGAGCAGCAGCCGGGACCCGTCGTCCTCAACCTCTCGACCTCGATGACGACCGAGGCGCTGGCCCGCGATCGCGGCTGCCCCGTGCACCGAACGCCCGTCGGCGAGATCCACGTCGTCGGCGGCATGCTGGAGCATGGCGCGGTGCTCGGCGGCGAGGGGAACGGCGGCGTGATCGACCCTCGCGTCGGTCTGGTTCGCGACAGTTTCGTCGGCATGGCTGTGACGCTCGACCTGCTGGCCTCCGGGCCGGCTTCGAAGCCGCTTTCGGACTGGGTCGACGAGCTTCCCCGGTTCGCGATGGTCAAGGATCAATACCCCCTGCCCTCCGGGATGGGCCCGGCGGACGTCGCGGGCCTCTGGGACCAGATCGCCGCGCAACACTCAACGGCCCAGGCCGACCGTCGCGACGGCCTTCGGCTGTCGTGGGGCGATCGCTGGGTCCACGTCCGAGCCAGCAACACGGAGCCGATCGTCCGCGTGATCGCCGAGGCCCCGCAGGCCCCCGACGCCCACGCGATGGCCGAGGGCGTGGGGCGTCAAGTCAGCGGGGAAGGCCGCTCATGA
- a CDS encoding HAD family hydrolase has product MSVEGDVWPIFNEPPSAAFIDVDGTLLAETTTYLFARILMRRGLLRRSTLLRALYHGLQHRFGRLDYGSLINVGLKHITSIPMVDLERIAYENFAEHVKPRLYPGVVDHFNALRKRGTPLVLVSSSPGFVLEPLRIFLGCVDALTTKVVVSRGRLVGVGSGPPCYGEGKLFWAEEWAARNGLPMERAAAYADNWSDRSLLQHVGRAVVVHPGKRLSKMARELGWDVVRPSRPARGS; this is encoded by the coding sequence ATGAGCGTCGAGGGCGACGTCTGGCCGATCTTCAACGAACCTCCGTCCGCGGCGTTCATCGACGTCGACGGCACTCTGCTCGCGGAGACGACGACGTACCTCTTCGCCCGGATCCTGATGCGCCGGGGTCTGCTGCGCCGCTCCACCCTGCTCCGCGCCCTCTACCACGGACTCCAGCACCGCTTCGGCCGGCTCGACTATGGGTCGTTGATCAACGTCGGCTTGAAGCACATCACGTCGATCCCAATGGTCGACCTGGAGCGGATCGCCTACGAGAACTTCGCCGAGCACGTTAAGCCGAGGCTCTATCCCGGGGTGGTCGACCACTTCAACGCCCTTCGCAAACGAGGGACGCCCCTGGTGCTGGTCTCGTCGTCGCCGGGGTTCGTCCTGGAACCTCTGCGGATCTTCCTGGGATGCGTCGATGCCCTGACGACAAAGGTCGTCGTCAGTCGCGGAAGGTTGGTCGGCGTCGGCAGCGGCCCCCCCTGCTACGGCGAGGGCAAACTCTTCTGGGCGGAAGAATGGGCCGCTCGCAACGGCCTCCCCATGGAACGCGCTGCGGCCTACGCCGACAACTGGAGCGACCGCTCGCTCCTGCAACACGTCGGCCGAGCGGTCGTCGTCCACCCGGGAAAGCGGCTGTCCAAGATGGCCCGCGAACTCGGCTGGGACGTCGTCCGCCCTTCGCGGCCGGCTCGGGGATCGTAG
- a CDS encoding aldo/keto reductase, translating to MERHRLGSQGLIVSRIGLGCMGMSDAYGPADDGESVATIHRALDLGVNLLDTSDAYGPFINEELIGKAIRDRRDEVKVATKFGFVGGTDGKGGGSIDGTPKHVREACEGSLRRLGVDHIDLLYQHRVDPNVAIEETVGAMAELVQQGKVLYLGLCEASPATIRRAHAVHPITALQTEYSLWSRDPEDELLPTVRELGIGYVAYSPLGRGFLTGQLRRFEDLPPDDWRRHRPRFQGENFNKNLQLVDRVKEIAATKGVTPAQLALAWLLYQEGVVPIPGTKRRKNLEENVAATEITLTSEDLKRIDEAAPKGAASGERYQDMSGVNL from the coding sequence ATGGAACGGCACCGACTCGGCAGTCAGGGCCTGATCGTCTCCCGGATCGGTCTCGGCTGCATGGGGATGAGCGACGCCTACGGGCCCGCCGACGACGGGGAGTCCGTCGCGACCATCCACCGGGCCCTGGATCTGGGGGTCAATCTCCTCGACACTTCGGACGCCTACGGCCCGTTCATCAATGAGGAACTCATCGGCAAGGCGATCCGCGATCGACGCGACGAGGTGAAGGTGGCCACGAAGTTCGGCTTCGTGGGCGGTACGGACGGCAAGGGAGGAGGGAGCATCGACGGCACCCCGAAGCACGTGCGCGAGGCCTGCGAGGGCTCGCTCCGGCGGCTCGGCGTCGACCACATCGACCTCCTCTACCAGCACCGCGTCGACCCGAACGTCGCCATCGAGGAGACCGTCGGCGCGATGGCGGAACTCGTACAGCAGGGGAAGGTCCTCTACCTGGGCCTGTGCGAGGCCTCGCCCGCGACGATCCGCCGGGCCCACGCGGTCCATCCGATCACGGCCCTGCAGACCGAGTACTCGCTGTGGAGTCGCGACCCCGAGGACGAACTGCTCCCCACCGTCCGGGAACTGGGGATCGGCTACGTCGCCTACAGCCCTCTCGGGCGCGGCTTCCTCACCGGCCAGTTACGACGCTTCGAGGACCTCCCGCCAGACGATTGGCGTCGCCATCGGCCGAGGTTCCAGGGCGAGAACTTCAACAAGAACCTTCAACTCGTGGACCGCGTGAAGGAGATCGCCGCGACGAAAGGCGTGACGCCGGCGCAACTGGCCCTGGCCTGGCTCCTGTACCAGGAAGGCGTCGTCCCGATCCCCGGCACGAAGCGGCGGAAGAACCTGGAAGAGAACGTCGCCGCGACCGAGATCACACTGACGAGCGAGGACCTGAAGCGGATCGACGAGGCTGCGCCCAAAGGCGCCGCCAGCGGGGAGCGTTACCAGGACATGTCCGGAGTGAACCTCTGA
- a CDS encoding CoA-acylating methylmalonate-semialdehyde dehydrogenase — protein sequence MSRTASPDRLPEPSSRSASALNLIGGTWVEGRGDVSRDIYNPADTAEMLAPVREASPDQVDEACAAAARAFPGWRATPAPDRAHVLFKFRDLLEKNFADLAHSIVRENGKLLGEARGSLRRGLDVVDFACGIPSQMMGQTLSDVSRDVDCLTFREPMGVVVGIPPFNFPALIPLWMMSVAVACGNTFILKPAEKAPLTGTKLVEMFTDAGLPPGVVGVVQGSKGVSERLIADPHVQAVSFVGTSAVAESVYRIAGAHGKRVQAHGGAKNHLIVLPDVDTERILHELIGSCFGSAGQRCLAGSVLVLVGDRARQDAVADAFIRAASQLRLGDGLDDAATLCPVVNAREEKRIRAAIDRGVVEGVPLRLDGRSQTAPDRPRGCFIGPTVFDDVTPEMFIGREEIFGPVVSLMRAPDLDAAITLANRSRYGNTACLFTQSGAAARTFRERIQAGMLGLNVGVPAPMGFFPFGGWKDSIYGYHNTQGADAVAFYTRKKVVTERWLGAEGPKEGWV from the coding sequence ATGAGCCGCACGGCTTCCCCTGATCGGCTGCCTGAGCCGTCCTCGCGCTCGGCCTCCGCGCTGAACCTGATCGGTGGGACCTGGGTCGAAGGTCGCGGGGACGTGAGTCGCGATATCTACAACCCTGCAGATACAGCCGAGATGTTGGCCCCCGTGCGCGAGGCCTCGCCTGATCAGGTGGACGAGGCGTGCGCTGCCGCTGCTCGAGCATTCCCCGGCTGGCGAGCCACGCCGGCGCCGGATCGGGCGCACGTCCTGTTCAAGTTCCGGGATCTGCTGGAGAAGAACTTCGCGGACCTGGCGCACAGCATCGTCCGCGAGAACGGCAAGCTGCTGGGCGAGGCGCGCGGTTCGCTTCGTCGCGGGCTCGACGTCGTCGACTTCGCCTGCGGCATTCCCTCGCAGATGATGGGGCAGACCCTGTCCGACGTCTCGCGGGACGTTGATTGCCTGACCTTCCGCGAGCCCATGGGCGTGGTGGTGGGCATTCCTCCCTTCAATTTTCCGGCCCTGATTCCACTGTGGATGATGTCGGTCGCCGTCGCCTGCGGAAACACGTTCATCCTCAAGCCCGCCGAGAAGGCGCCGCTCACCGGCACAAAACTTGTAGAAATGTTCACTGACGCCGGACTGCCGCCGGGCGTCGTCGGCGTGGTCCAGGGGAGCAAGGGCGTCAGCGAGCGTCTCATCGCCGACCCGCACGTCCAGGCGGTCTCCTTCGTCGGCACGTCGGCCGTGGCGGAGTCGGTCTATCGCATCGCAGGGGCCCACGGCAAGCGGGTTCAGGCGCACGGCGGGGCGAAGAATCATCTGATCGTCCTGCCGGACGTCGACACGGAGCGGATCCTGCACGAACTGATCGGATCGTGCTTCGGCTCCGCGGGCCAGCGCTGCCTGGCCGGGAGCGTGCTGGTGTTGGTCGGCGACCGGGCGCGGCAGGACGCCGTCGCCGACGCCTTCATCCGCGCGGCGAGCCAACTCAGGCTGGGGGACGGCCTGGACGATGCCGCGACTCTCTGCCCCGTGGTGAACGCGCGAGAGGAAAAGCGGATCCGGGCCGCGATCGACCGCGGCGTGGTGGAAGGAGTCCCGCTACGCCTCGACGGCCGTTCCCAGACCGCGCCCGACCGGCCGCGCGGCTGCTTCATCGGGCCGACGGTCTTCGACGATGTGACGCCGGAGATGTTCATCGGCCGAGAGGAGATCTTCGGCCCGGTGGTGAGCCTGATGCGCGCCCCCGACCTGGACGCGGCGATCACCTTGGCGAACCGCAGCCGATACGGCAACACGGCCTGCCTCTTCACGCAATCGGGCGCGGCGGCCCGCACCTTTCGCGAACGAATCCAGGCCGGGATGCTCGGCCTCAACGTCGGCGTGCCTGCGCCGATGGGGTTCTTCCCGTTCGGCGGCTGGAAAGACTCGATCTACGGCTATCACAACACGCAGGGCGCCGACGCCGTCGCCTTCTACACACGCAAGAAAGTCGTCACCGAACGCTGGTTGGGCGCCGAGGGGCCGAAGGAGGGGTGGGTCTGA
- a CDS encoding flagellar basal body P-ring protein FlgI has protein sequence MRRTVPRRSWAVGALVAVTALGLGRAVIGAGPLPTAASKKAKAQDKAAPKIEEAVGDLAYVFENGETTVEGVGLVSNLDGTGGDAPPSWQREQLVDDMNKAGIDHPSKLLESKQYAMVIVRMKIPTGGSPRDRFDVDLELPPASSVKSLAGGYLMFTRLREVLHTGGGPKQGTDLATAIGPVMIGDAKDPNNPKAGRVLGGGRVKKEHPFKLILKDDRRFIRNAKMVESVVNERFHQNEHGQQKGASTAKTDTFLELRVPAVYHQNQQRYFRVVQLLPMVDTPQLREQRLKATAAELLDPKTSGMAALKLECFGPSAAPALEAGLKSEDAHVRFFSAEALAYLDQSSGVETLGKTAIELKQYRAYALAALAAMEDPAARAKLRHLMDEPDIEVRYGAFNALRTLDPTDAMLGQVRILDEPPRDEMEEDNGGDGMTALIQSRRARPDDPFSLYMVESDGAPVIHVSRSRRSEIVLFGRAQNILPPLVLGEGDILLNAADHDDGVDISKIVPSRFGSEMKVRSSLDLGDVIRQVARLGATYPEVVAILEAAERQKNLPGALFVDSVPKANMQYLSKALMGKDEMPKADSEVKPASGSFIRRMFTRGRGDSEPTKTADKSAQKSSSKDDDVASDADGDKISAKKDDALKRTSGESAEASESEGDRRPRLLDVFRRRND, from the coding sequence ATGCGTCGGACAGTCCCCAGGCGGTCCTGGGCGGTGGGAGCATTGGTCGCGGTCACGGCGCTGGGGTTGGGCCGAGCCGTCATCGGCGCCGGCCCGTTGCCCACGGCCGCGTCGAAGAAGGCCAAGGCTCAGGACAAGGCCGCACCCAAGATCGAGGAGGCGGTCGGCGACCTGGCCTACGTCTTCGAGAACGGCGAGACGACCGTCGAGGGGGTCGGGCTCGTCTCGAACCTCGACGGCACCGGCGGCGACGCGCCGCCCTCGTGGCAACGCGAGCAGCTCGTCGACGACATGAACAAGGCGGGCATCGATCACCCGAGCAAGCTGCTCGAAAGCAAGCAGTACGCAATGGTGATCGTCCGCATGAAGATCCCGACCGGTGGCTCCCCGCGCGACCGGTTCGACGTGGATCTGGAACTGCCTCCGGCAAGCTCGGTCAAGAGCCTGGCCGGCGGCTACCTGATGTTCACCCGTCTTCGCGAAGTCCTGCACACCGGCGGCGGCCCCAAGCAGGGCACGGACCTGGCGACCGCCATCGGCCCGGTGATGATCGGCGACGCCAAGGACCCGAACAACCCCAAGGCGGGCCGGGTGCTGGGCGGGGGCCGGGTCAAGAAGGAACACCCCTTCAAGCTGATCCTGAAGGACGACCGCCGCTTCATCCGCAACGCCAAGATGGTTGAGTCCGTCGTCAACGAGCGGTTCCACCAGAACGAGCACGGGCAACAAAAAGGCGCGAGCACGGCCAAGACCGACACCTTCCTTGAGCTGCGTGTGCCGGCGGTCTACCACCAGAACCAGCAGCGATACTTCCGCGTCGTGCAGCTTCTGCCGATGGTGGACACCCCCCAACTACGCGAGCAACGGCTCAAGGCGACGGCCGCCGAGCTCCTCGATCCCAAGACGTCCGGTATGGCCGCGCTCAAGCTGGAGTGCTTCGGTCCCAGCGCCGCCCCCGCGCTGGAGGCGGGATTGAAGAGCGAGGACGCCCACGTCCGGTTCTTCTCGGCCGAGGCCCTGGCCTACCTGGATCAGTCCAGCGGGGTCGAGACCCTGGGCAAGACAGCCATCGAGCTGAAGCAGTACCGGGCCTACGCCCTGGCCGCGTTGGCAGCGATGGAGGACCCCGCGGCGCGGGCGAAGCTCCGTCATCTGATGGACGAGCCGGACATCGAAGTCCGCTACGGGGCCTTCAACGCCCTGCGGACCCTCGACCCGACCGACGCCATGCTGGGGCAAGTCCGGATCCTCGACGAGCCTCCCCGCGATGAGATGGAGGAGGACAACGGGGGCGACGGGATGACCGCGCTGATCCAGAGCCGACGCGCTCGACCCGACGATCCCTTCTCGCTCTACATGGTTGAATCCGACGGAGCGCCCGTGATCCACGTGTCGAGGAGCCGTCGGTCGGAGATCGTCCTCTTCGGGCGAGCCCAGAACATTCTCCCGCCGCTGGTGCTGGGAGAGGGGGACATCCTCCTGAACGCAGCCGACCACGACGACGGCGTGGACATCTCCAAGATCGTCCCCAGCCGGTTCGGCTCGGAAATGAAGGTCCGCAGCTCGCTGGATCTGGGCGACGTCATCCGCCAGGTCGCCCGACTGGGCGCCACCTACCCGGAGGTCGTGGCGATCCTCGAAGCCGCCGAACGGCAGAAAAATCTCCCCGGAGCCCTCTTCGTCGACTCGGTGCCGAAGGCCAACATGCAATATTTGTCCAAGGCGCTGATGGGCAAGGATGAGATGCCCAAGGCCGACTCGGAGGTCAAACCAGCCTCCGGCTCGTTCATTCGCCGGATGTTCACCCGGGGCCGTGGGGATTCCGAGCCGACCAAGACGGCCGATAAGTCGGCCCAAAAAAGCAGTTCAAAGGACGACGACGTCGCTTCTGATGCCGACGGCGACAAAATTTCCGCTAAAAAAGACGACGCCTTGAAGCGGACTTCCGGTGAGTCGGCAGAGGCTTCCGAGAGCGAGGGCGACCGACGTCCCCGGCTGCTCGACGTCTTTCGTCGCCGCAACGATTGA
- a CDS encoding helix-turn-helix domain-containing protein has translation MKKVFTTGQVAKICKVAPRTVSKWFDSGRLRGYRIPGSQDRRIPREHLLRFLKEHGMPLGDLEAEVYNKILVVGADAPLQAVLRDHLREGDDFRIETAASGFEAGIRAESFHPDCIIIDMALGRIEAGQIAQNLRKSPDHQSTILLALTSDEPGEETFSLGFNDGFKKPFDGALLAERIRRLISQKKSEEP, from the coding sequence ATGAAGAAGGTGTTTACAACCGGCCAGGTCGCGAAGATTTGCAAGGTCGCGCCTCGGACCGTAAGCAAGTGGTTCGATTCGGGCCGCCTGCGTGGATATAGAATTCCCGGCTCTCAGGATCGCCGGATTCCGCGGGAACACCTCCTGCGGTTCCTCAAGGAGCATGGAATGCCCTTGGGCGATCTCGAGGCCGAGGTCTACAATAAGATCCTGGTCGTCGGGGCCGACGCTCCGCTCCAGGCCGTTCTCCGGGATCACCTCCGCGAGGGGGACGACTTCCGGATCGAAACCGCCGCGTCGGGATTTGAAGCCGGCATCCGCGCCGAAAGCTTCCACCCCGATTGCATCATTATTGACATGGCCCTGGGTCGTATCGAGGCCGGGCAGATCGCGCAGAACCTGCGCAAGAGCCCCGACCATCAATCGACGATCCTCCTGGCGCTGACCAGCGACGAACCCGGCGAGGAGACCTTCTCGCTCGGCTTCAACGACGGCTTCAAGAAGCCGTTCGACGGGGCCCTCCTCGCCGAGCGGATCCGTCGGCTTATCTCGCAGAAGAAGTCGGAAGAGCCTTGA
- a CDS encoding glycosyltransferase family 39 protein: MPDPPARGLSRHRRLGLVAGLVAATVTIATLQGPGLTIDEPLDVRPGRDYVTLLFRTGLRFFERSNVDGLFRDNAEHPPLGRWLLGIASHTFGPFQAWLLGPDPTGLYVVAGRVAPALCFALLVGLIAAEAARRWGTVAGVASAWALLTMPRVFAHAHLAALDTFMSLFWTLALLTAARAVDSRRPILLMLVAGLTWGLALLTKIHAWFLPPLVLAWALVRLRPTRAVVAVAGWLVVGIVTFVAGWPWLWYDTASRWAAFWGTGVQRTSIRVEYFGRIWTDRELPWHYPWFYFAVTVPVLFQVLGIGGLIRAWRNRREEPFPLLLAASILLFLVLFSTRAPVYDGERLFLLAFPAWAMLAGLGFQQVWERWGASTMARRLLTLLMICQAFGTISMHPFGLSYYNLLVGGLAGAERLGLEPTYWGDAVDRVLLDDLAKRIQPGEVVALVPTLFPGQGVVTTTNRLVRKDVVIQDESEVSRADWVLISRRRAYWPAALVQRLEDGSGRMVASRSRQGVWLGALWHFPKRPNSSP; encoded by the coding sequence ATGCCCGATCCACCGGCACGGGGCCTTTCCCGCCACCGCCGCCTCGGCCTCGTCGCGGGCCTCGTCGCCGCGACGGTCACGATCGCCACGCTGCAAGGGCCGGGGCTCACCATCGACGAACCGCTCGACGTCCGACCGGGACGCGACTACGTCACCCTGCTCTTTCGCACGGGTCTGCGGTTCTTCGAGCGGTCGAACGTCGACGGCCTCTTTCGCGACAACGCCGAGCATCCCCCCCTCGGCCGCTGGCTGCTGGGGATCGCTTCGCACACGTTTGGGCCGTTTCAGGCCTGGCTGTTGGGGCCTGACCCGACGGGGCTCTACGTGGTCGCGGGCCGCGTCGCGCCGGCCCTTTGCTTCGCTCTGCTCGTTGGACTGATCGCCGCCGAGGCCGCCCGCCGCTGGGGGACTGTCGCCGGGGTTGCCTCGGCGTGGGCGCTCCTGACGATGCCTCGCGTCTTCGCCCACGCCCATCTGGCAGCGCTCGACACGTTCATGAGCCTCTTCTGGACCCTTGCGCTGTTGACCGCGGCGCGAGCCGTCGACTCGCGGCGGCCCATTCTCCTGATGCTCGTTGCGGGCCTCACCTGGGGGCTGGCTCTCCTGACGAAGATCCACGCCTGGTTCCTGCCGCCCCTTGTCTTGGCCTGGGCTCTCGTCCGACTGCGTCCAACTCGGGCGGTCGTCGCGGTCGCCGGCTGGCTTGTGGTTGGAATCGTGACGTTCGTGGCGGGATGGCCCTGGCTCTGGTACGACACGGCGTCGCGCTGGGCCGCGTTCTGGGGAACGGGAGTTCAACGGACCTCGATCCGGGTCGAGTATTTCGGCCGGATCTGGACCGACCGCGAACTCCCCTGGCATTACCCGTGGTTCTACTTCGCCGTGACGGTCCCGGTGTTGTTCCAGGTTCTAGGAATCGGGGGGCTGATTCGAGCCTGGCGAAATCGTCGCGAGGAGCCGTTCCCGCTCTTGCTGGCCGCCTCGATCCTGCTGTTTCTCGTCCTCTTCTCCACCCGAGCGCCCGTGTACGACGGCGAGCGGTTGTTCCTGCTGGCGTTCCCAGCCTGGGCGATGCTCGCCGGCCTCGGTTTCCAGCAGGTGTGGGAGCGATGGGGGGCCTCGACCATGGCCCGTCGCCTGCTCACCCTACTGATGATCTGCCAGGCTTTCGGGACGATTTCCATGCACCCGTTCGGCCTCAGCTATTACAACCTGCTCGTCGGCGGGCTGGCTGGAGCGGAGCGACTGGGACTGGAACCGACCTACTGGGGGGACGCCGTCGACCGGGTCCTGCTCGACGATCTCGCAAAACGGATCCAGCCGGGGGAGGTCGTCGCCCTGGTCCCGACGCTCTTCCCCGGCCAGGGGGTCGTCACCACGACGAACCGCCTGGTGCGCAAGGACGTCGTGATCCAGGATGAGTCGGAAGTCTCGCGAGCCGACTGGGTGCTAATCTCCCGCCGTCGGGCGTACTGGCCGGCTGCTCTGGTGCAACGACTGGAGGACGGCTCGGGCCGGATGGTGGCCTCTCGCTCCCGCCAGGGCGTCTGGCTGGGGGCGCTCTGGCACTTCCCCAAACGACCCAACTCCTCTCCCTGA
- the moaC gene encoding cyclic pyranopterin monophosphate synthase MoaC yields MGDLSHYDDQGASRMVDVSAKAPSLRVARASGLVRMAESTLRLILDRGASKGDVLETARLAGIMGAKRTGDLIPLCHPIGLDSVQVDLTPRPPDVVEISATAKVHGRTGVEMEAMTAVSVAALTIYDMCKAVDRGMTIERIRLEEKAGGVRGEFRRDGSD; encoded by the coding sequence ATGGGAGACTTGAGCCATTACGACGACCAGGGGGCCAGCCGGATGGTCGATGTATCGGCCAAGGCTCCTTCCCTGCGCGTTGCTAGGGCGAGCGGTCTGGTTCGGATGGCTGAGTCGACGTTGCGCTTGATCCTTGATCGTGGCGCGTCGAAAGGGGACGTCTTGGAGACGGCCCGGCTGGCTGGCATCATGGGGGCGAAGCGCACCGGCGATTTGATTCCGCTTTGCCACCCGATCGGTCTGGACTCGGTCCAGGTCGACCTGACGCCACGGCCGCCGGACGTCGTCGAGATTTCGGCGACGGCCAAGGTCCATGGCCGGACGGGGGTCGAGATGGAGGCGATGACTGCGGTCAGCGTCGCCGCTTTGACGATCTACGATATGTGCAAGGCGGTAGACCGCGGCATGACGATCGAGCGGATCCGGCTGGAGGAGAAGGCCGGCGGCGTTCGGGGCGAGTTCAGGCGAGACGGATCGGATTGA